In the genome of Phaseolus vulgaris cultivar G19833 unplaced genomic scaffold, P. vulgaris v2.0 scaffold_721, whole genome shotgun sequence, the window ACATCAAATGGTGCCAAAACCCTAGTAATCATTACGCGTCTGGCACTGCCAATGTCACATCTCGCTCGGAAGCTCAACCATCACAAAGACTCTTGGATTCAACATCCTTGAGCCTATGGGGCAAGCGGTTAGTCTGTACGATCAAGTCAAAGTCCAACATCCAATCGAGGTCGACCGAGACCATCACGCCCAAGCAAAAGAAATCAAAGGTTAAGCATTAAATACTGCATTcttaattacatattaaatcCTTAATCATGCCCAATAATGAAAGATCACAGAACCTGGAGTTCACAGAGAGAAGGAGTGAAAGAGCAAGAGTGTCAGGAGTTCATTCGAGAGGAAGGAGTGAGGTGTAGGCTGACTGAACGAAAAAGGTTCAATAATTCTCTTGATTCAAACTCCGTtcgaaaaaaaattgtaaatggAACATAAAAGATTTGACATGTTTACTTACCTAACATACAAAGCTTTTGGACTATATAATCGACCAACGATTGAGACAATGCGgtaaatttaagttaattatgcaattctatttatttattatgaatttgGGGTAAAATATATTTGTAGTCGTGTGTAGGTAACAAAATCATTTCAAGCCCGATGATTTCATTTAATCATAAAGAAAAAGTTTTTACAGacaaaaatatttgataataattattaaaattgtgaCAAACCCTTATGTTtaattatcaaaaaataatttataaaattaattaaaattattttagcttTAAACGATTTGGTTTGAAAGAAATTATAATAAGTCGTGAATTTGGTGGACGACTCTAACTATGAAGAAGTTGTGGTTCGTGGTTTAATGGGTTCATGAATTATACGTATAAGATTGTGTAATTTGTCAAACCACTTGTTTATCAAACATTGGTGACAAatattacataatatatatatccaAATGAGTACAAtcttgaaattattattaattattattaatttatgtaaTTGAATAGTAGTTAACGGAAAgaactataaaaaataaaaataaaaaaaatcagcaaAACTGACATTTCTTTTTAAGGAATAAGTTGTTGAAAAGaactatataattattttattaaatgaaaaagaataaaaatattgttgaaTATTaattggctaatttaggattatTCATATAGAATCATTTTATTGGTATATAGATTTTCATATAGTCTATTATTAGAATTCTTTGTAAATAGTATGTCTatttatgtatcgtttttgttaaatataaattttgatttacttttttcatattctttttattttattaacaatatttttttatatgatgacagatgattgttgttacttgaggtatcACTTGTAGTTAAGATGTGAAGTTCCATAGTAATACATaaacttttatatttgtttatttgttataattattaaatatttgtttcagGGTTTGAAATGTAGTTAATGGTATGGAATTAACAATAAATATCCGAAATCGATTAGGCACACAGcaaaaaaattcttttacatATACCATCGTATGAAAAAGTTGTTCACGCATGATTTCGTTGAGCTAAATTTTTAAGATTATTTGGAGTTGCGTAAGACATGCATGACTTCTTTACGATTGAAGTTGTCCACAAAATTTACGACTTCTTTATAATTTCTTCaaatcaaaatcatttaaagttagAACAATTTCAATTAACTTCGTAAATTGATTTTTGATAACTAAACAATCATAACAAAGTCATGAAGATTTAGTCACGACTTCACAATTATTTAGGAGATCGTCTTTATAAAGACTCATTCTTCGATTAAATGAAATTGTGTAGACTTAAAACAGTTTAGTGAAATAAAGTTGTTAGCCATGAACACAATTTATTTAAATCTAAGTAATAACTTTTTTACCCAAATCCATAGGAAATAAATTGAATTTCACCATTAAGGCAAACTTTCCGCCCTATGCTTTAATATATCATAGAttcaaagtttttcaaaatgcAAGTTGCATGTTAAAGATGAAAGGTTTGGTAGCAACCAAGAACAGAGTTTTGGCATAATAGAATGGTATTTTAAGTATAAACGCTGAGTCTTACTGCATTGGAAGGTCCTGTTTTGTTAGAATCAAGTGGGAAGAAAAAAGGGTAGAGTTCATATCGAACATAGCAAGAACTGTATAGCACTCTACACCCTTTACGGTTGCTGCAAAAGTTGGAGAAGCTGTTCACTGCAATAGCCAAACACTGAGCACAGGATATTTGGGACAAGTCCCTTGTGCATTGCACCAATGCATAGAGTGTCACAAATGGGGACAACACAGATTTTCCCTTCCCAAGCCCTTCCTCTTTAGGCACCACAGCTTGTGCCCTAATGTGATTCATGAGAGCCCCAAGCTCCTCGTTAAAAGCTTCAGGGTCAGTTACATTTTCAACATTGAAATAGAATATACCAAAAGATGTGTCAACCTCACCAAAGAAACTCTTGTTGTTGAACCTTAGAAAGCAATAGTCATACCAA includes:
- the LOC137817693 gene encoding LOW QUALITY PROTEIN: cysteine-rich repeat secretory protein 55-like (The sequence of the model RefSeq protein was modified relative to this genomic sequence to represent the inferred CDS: inserted 2 bases in 1 codon; deleted 1 base in 1 codon); amino-acid sequence: MYSSYKAMFLLFLCTWGAKAVDPLGEFCNRNTNISNGGKLSANIDKVLGEVALKTPSTGFXVATTYGKGRDQVYALGQCRGDVSTEDCSSCIQDATKKILQRCPNQADARIWYDYCFLRFNNKSFFGEVDTSFGIFYFNVENVTDPEAFNEELGALMNHIRAQAVVPKEEGLGKGKSVLSPFVTLYALVQCTRDLSQISCAQCLAIAVNSFSNFCSNRKGCRVLYSSCYVRYELYPFFFPLDSNKTGPSNAVRLSVYT